From Halapricum desulfuricans, a single genomic window includes:
- a CDS encoding TrmB family transcriptional regulator, translating into MSTKENLEEAIELLQQLGLKEYEARCFVGLSRLETGTAKQLSEMTEVPRTRVYDAIRVLEAQGLVEIHHSSPQRFRAVSISEATETLRDQYEARVERLQNSLDTIEVVEQDDESPVQQVWSMVGQEAIENRTNGLITDANDEVVLVLGDQSLLTPALVDTLNAVEDDIELIVGALSEPLQEQIRDAVPNATTFVSGLEWLQGGNDTQDETAIGRLLMVDRSTLLVSSIMPESKEERAIFGEGFGNGLVVISRRLMAQGLLQNRDPKH; encoded by the coding sequence ATGAGCACGAAGGAAAACCTGGAGGAAGCGATCGAACTCCTCCAACAACTCGGCTTGAAAGAGTACGAAGCGAGGTGTTTCGTCGGACTGTCGCGCCTGGAGACGGGCACGGCCAAACAACTCAGCGAGATGACCGAGGTGCCGCGCACGCGGGTCTACGACGCGATCCGGGTGCTAGAGGCACAGGGACTGGTCGAGATCCACCATTCGAGCCCACAGCGGTTTCGGGCAGTCTCGATCTCGGAGGCCACCGAGACGCTCCGTGATCAGTACGAGGCCCGCGTCGAGCGGTTGCAGAACTCCCTCGATACGATCGAAGTGGTCGAGCAGGACGACGAATCGCCCGTCCAGCAGGTGTGGTCGATGGTCGGTCAGGAGGCCATCGAGAACCGGACGAACGGACTCATAACCGATGCGAACGACGAGGTCGTGCTGGTACTCGGCGACCAGTCGCTGCTGACCCCAGCACTCGTCGACACGCTCAACGCGGTTGAGGACGACATCGAGTTGATCGTCGGCGCGTTGAGCGAGCCGCTCCAGGAGCAGATCCGGGACGCCGTACCGAACGCGACGACGTTCGTCTCCGGGCTGGAGTGGCTGCAGGGAGGGAACGATACCCAGGACGAGACCGCTATCGGCCGGCTGCTCATGGTCGACCGGTCGACGCTTCTCGTGAGTTCGATCATGCCCGAGAGCAAGGAAGAACGGGCCATTTTCGGTGAGGGGTTCGGGAACGGACTCGTCGTGATCTCACGGCGACTCATGGCGCAGGGCCTGCTACAGAACCGCGATCCCAAACACTGA
- a CDS encoding helix-turn-helix domain-containing protein, giving the protein MGIVTEITVPGDAFELGTSLAPIEDVYVTFDRVVPTGGRLFPYMWVSTDDHTLFCQLLQRNPAVEDLEMVHQEDDRALYDVAWCDDTDGFLCCLRTTDLVVLRAGGTASAWEFELRFADQETVSAFQKKCADREISISVDKVTTKSVSDPLEEKLTKSQRRTVQLALEKGYFDVPRKTTLVELAAELDISDQAVSARIRRATKKLSQQLLLPYQSEEHKQAPPKQR; this is encoded by the coding sequence ATGGGGATCGTTACCGAGATCACTGTCCCCGGCGATGCGTTCGAACTCGGCACGTCGCTCGCGCCGATCGAGGACGTGTACGTGACGTTCGATCGAGTGGTACCGACCGGCGGCCGGCTGTTTCCGTACATGTGGGTCTCGACGGACGATCACACGCTGTTCTGTCAGCTCCTCCAGCGGAATCCGGCCGTCGAGGATCTGGAGATGGTTCACCAGGAGGACGATCGGGCACTGTACGACGTCGCCTGGTGTGACGACACGGACGGGTTCCTGTGCTGTCTCCGGACCACCGACCTGGTCGTGCTCCGGGCTGGCGGCACAGCCAGCGCCTGGGAGTTTGAACTCCGGTTTGCCGACCAGGAAACCGTCTCCGCCTTCCAGAAGAAGTGTGCCGACCGGGAGATCTCGATCTCCGTCGACAAAGTCACCACCAAGAGCGTCTCGGACCCGCTGGAGGAGAAGCTCACGAAATCCCAGCGCCGGACCGTCCAGCTCGCCCTCGAAAAGGGGTATTTCGACGTGCCGCGAAAGACGACGCTCGTGGAACTGGCGGCGGAACTGGACATCTCCGATCAGGCGGTCTCGGCCCGGATCCGTCGAGCCACCAAAAAGCTCTCACAGCAACTGCTCTTGCCCTACCAGTCCGAGGAACACAAGCAGGCACCACCGAAACAGCGCTAG
- a CDS encoding DUF7344 domain-containing protein: MSEEKDMLSPDQAFDILSNQRRRYALHYLSDQPEGEKLQELARQLAAWENEIAAEEVSKKQQKRVYVSLYQTHIPKLEAEGVVDYDSESGLITLTGHADDVTTYLQDDEDRSDQWHRYYLALVVAGTVVFTATVLELPVFAALTPTIVGLTILFAFGVLTVQYFLVRRRESQGVSRSSEH; encoded by the coding sequence ATGTCAGAAGAAAAAGATATGCTCTCGCCCGACCAGGCGTTCGATATCCTGAGCAACCAGCGTCGTCGGTATGCCCTGCATTACCTCTCGGACCAGCCCGAGGGAGAGAAGCTTCAGGAACTCGCACGCCAGCTCGCCGCCTGGGAGAACGAGATCGCCGCCGAAGAGGTCTCGAAGAAACAGCAAAAACGTGTGTACGTCTCTCTGTACCAGACACATATTCCCAAACTCGAAGCCGAAGGGGTCGTCGACTACGATAGCGAGAGCGGGCTGATCACGCTGACTGGCCATGCGGACGATGTCACGACCTACCTACAGGACGACGAAGACCGGTCCGACCAGTGGCACCGCTATTATCTGGCTCTGGTCGTGGCCGGCACCGTCGTCTTCACCGCGACAGTCCTCGAGCTTCCCGTCTTTGCTGCACTCACACCGACGATCGTCGGTCTCACGATTCTCTTCGCGTTCGGTGTCCTCACTGTCCAGTACTTCCTCGTGCGGCGCCGTGAGTCACAGGGGGTGTCCAGGAGCAGTGAGCACTAG
- a CDS encoding acyltransferase — MEYVTLGIDCTVDENATLGHSNGSDTDQTQIGNDATIRSGTVIYDDVEIGNSFSTGHNVLVREDTTIGDDVLLGTNTVVDGACTIGSSVSCQTNVYVPRQTTIGDSVFLGPSAVLTNDEYPVRVEQDLEGPTLEDDVSIGANATILPGVTVGRGSFVAAGSIVTEDVPPETLAVGTPARHEPLPDPLEGGNTIA, encoded by the coding sequence ATGGAATACGTCACACTCGGTATCGACTGTACAGTAGACGAGAATGCGACGCTCGGCCACTCCAACGGCAGCGACACGGATCAGACGCAGATCGGCAACGACGCGACGATCCGGTCGGGAACGGTGATCTACGACGACGTCGAGATCGGTAACTCCTTCTCGACCGGTCACAACGTGCTGGTCCGGGAAGACACGACGATCGGCGACGACGTCCTGCTCGGGACGAATACCGTCGTCGACGGGGCCTGCACGATCGGTTCGTCGGTGAGCTGCCAGACGAACGTCTACGTTCCCCGGCAGACGACGATCGGCGATTCTGTCTTTCTCGGGCCGAGCGCGGTCCTGACCAACGACGAGTACCCGGTCCGCGTCGAGCAGGATCTGGAAGGCCCGACGCTGGAAGACGACGTCTCCATCGGCGCAAACGCGACGATCCTCCCCGGCGTGACCGTCGGCCGCGGATCGTTCGTCGCCGCCGGGAGCATCGTCACCGAGGATGTCCCACCGGAGACGCTGGCCGTGGGCACGCCCGCGCGACACGAACCGCTGCCGGACCCGCTCGAAGGGGGGAACACGATCGCATGA
- a CDS encoding DegT/DnrJ/EryC1/StrS family aminotransferase yields MISLAAPDIGEPEFESVEDVIKEGRLVAGEEVEQFEASFAEYVGAEHGVATVNGTAALHTALEALGIGEGDSVVTTPFSFIATANAIRFANAEPVFADIDPETLNLDPDSAEAAVREHDADAILVVHLYGQPARMERFREIADAHDLALIEDAAQAHGATIDGEHVGTIGDAGCFSFYPTKNMTTGEGGMVVTDDEAVARRADQFINHGRTGSYTHATLGHNYRMTNIAGAIGLTQLQKLPYYVDQRRRNAQRLLEELDGDRFELPEPRPGTEHAYHQFTVQYPQRNALKLDLEERDIGTGVYYPTTIHKQGAYAGEEATTPVAERATDQVLSLPVHPGLTDEDITAIVEAVERHLTRAWEAIGE; encoded by the coding sequence ATGATCTCGCTTGCAGCCCCGGACATCGGCGAGCCGGAGTTCGAGAGCGTCGAAGACGTAATCAAAGAGGGTCGACTCGTCGCCGGAGAAGAGGTCGAACAGTTCGAGGCGTCGTTCGCGGAGTACGTCGGTGCCGAGCACGGCGTCGCGACCGTCAACGGGACCGCGGCGCTGCACACCGCTCTGGAAGCGCTCGGTATCGGCGAGGGCGACAGCGTCGTCACGACACCGTTTTCGTTCATCGCGACCGCGAACGCGATCCGGTTTGCCAACGCCGAGCCGGTGTTCGCCGATATCGATCCCGAGACTCTCAATCTCGACCCCGACAGCGCCGAGGCGGCCGTCCGCGAACACGACGCCGACGCGATACTCGTCGTCCACCTCTACGGCCAGCCGGCGCGGATGGAGCGGTTCCGCGAGATCGCCGACGCCCACGACCTGGCGCTGATCGAGGACGCCGCCCAGGCCCACGGCGCGACCATCGACGGCGAACACGTCGGCACGATCGGGGACGCCGGCTGTTTCTCGTTTTACCCGACCAAGAACATGACGACCGGCGAGGGTGGGATGGTCGTCACCGACGACGAGGCCGTCGCTCGTCGAGCCGACCAGTTCATCAATCACGGGCGCACGGGCTCGTACACGCACGCGACGCTGGGACACAACTACCGGATGACCAACATCGCCGGCGCGATCGGTCTCACCCAGCTGCAGAAACTCCCGTACTACGTCGACCAGCGCCGCCGCAACGCCCAGCGCCTGCTCGAGGAACTGGACGGCGACAGGTTCGAGTTACCCGAACCTCGCCCTGGAACCGAGCACGCCTACCATCAGTTCACCGTCCAGTACCCCCAGCGCAACGCGCTGAAACTCGACCTCGAGGAGCGCGACATCGGAACCGGCGTCTACTACCCGACGACGATCCACAAGCAGGGGGCTTACGCCGGCGAGGAGGCCACCACTCCGGTCGCCGAGCGAGCCACGGATCAGGTGCTCTCGCTGCCGGTCCATCCGGGGCTCACGGACGAGGACATCACCGCTATCGTCGAGGCAGTCGAGAGACACCTCACTCGCGCCTGGGAGGCGATCGGCGAATGA
- a CDS encoding Gfo/Idh/MocA family protein — protein sequence MTDETLAAGVYGVGQMGSHHARVYEELPNVDLVGVYDSDPERASSVAADHGTSPRDPEDLFERVDILSIAVPTAYHYDIASRAIDRGVHVLVEKPFVETDGQAETLIEQAEDNGVVLQVGHIERFNPAVRTLQDVVADLDVIAVDARRLGPPLDRDMGTSVALDLMLHDLDVVLDVLDVPVRSVTADGTEDGQYVTASVTFEDGVIGTFTASRLTQQKIRKLSITARSCKVDVDYIDRSVHIYRKSYPEFVEEQGSVRYRYENLIEQPMVGNGEPLKNQLESFTAAVRSGEEPIVTGEDGRRALALANRIDALAADESEVAPNVTI from the coding sequence ATGACCGACGAAACCCTCGCCGCCGGCGTCTACGGCGTCGGACAGATGGGTAGCCATCACGCCCGCGTCTACGAGGAGCTCCCGAACGTCGATCTGGTGGGCGTCTATGACAGCGACCCGGAACGGGCGTCGTCGGTCGCCGCCGACCACGGGACGAGTCCCCGCGACCCCGAGGACCTCTTCGAGAGGGTCGACATCCTCTCGATCGCGGTCCCGACGGCGTATCACTACGATATCGCCAGCCGGGCGATCGACCGCGGCGTCCACGTGCTCGTCGAGAAACCGTTCGTCGAGACCGACGGACAGGCCGAGACGCTGATCGAGCAGGCCGAGGACAACGGCGTGGTGCTGCAGGTCGGGCACATCGAGCGGTTCAACCCCGCCGTCAGGACCCTCCAGGACGTCGTGGCCGACCTGGACGTGATCGCCGTCGACGCCCGCCGGCTCGGACCGCCACTGGACCGGGACATGGGCACCAGCGTGGCGCTCGATCTCATGCTGCACGACCTGGACGTGGTTCTGGACGTGCTGGACGTTCCGGTCCGAAGCGTGACGGCCGACGGGACCGAGGACGGTCAGTACGTCACCGCCTCGGTGACCTTCGAGGACGGTGTCATCGGGACGTTCACGGCCAGTCGACTCACCCAGCAGAAGATCCGGAAACTCTCGATCACCGCCCGCAGTTGTAAGGTCGATGTCGACTACATCGATCGCTCGGTCCACATCTACCGCAAGTCCTACCCCGAGTTCGTCGAGGAGCAGGGGTCGGTCCGGTATCGATACGAGAACCTGATCGAGCAGCCGATGGTCGGGAACGGCGAACCGCTGAAAAACCAGCTCGAATCGTTCACGGCCGCCGTCCGATCCGGCGAGGAACCGATCGTGACGGGCGAAGACGGACGGCGGGCACTGGCGCTGGCCAACCGTATCGATGCGCTGGCCGCGGACGAATCGGAGGTGGCACCAAATGTCACGATCTGA
- a CDS encoding nucleotide sugar dehydrogenase, with translation MSRSEQSLERLYGSGATPDEQRRAFTDGQVPVAVYGLGKMGLPLAAVYASVSGNVTGVDISESVVGTINDGRSPVENEPGLEAEIERNVSSGALSATTDVEEAAAGASIHVLIVPTLLDDQDVPDLSTLTALIRDIGMHLDPGDIVVVESTVPPGTCAETLWPILRRTVPDPESVGLAFCPERTMSGRALQDIRGAYPKIVGGIDDESTRVAKLVYGEITTNDVHAAPDARTAECVKVFEGIYRDTNIALANELAMVAPELGVDVPEAIELANTQPFCDIHRPGIGVGGHCIPVYPYFLLDSIETSAPIVRMARQINDSMPLYAIEQLREAMDGSDHPLFGANVAVLGVTYRPDVDEIRYSPAFSVVRDLNQLGANVYLVDPVCSDLSPFEGTPVAVERLHRLDLDAAVLVTDHSAFDRIRWDRMDPMVVVDGRQALTLSGSGHTVRTIGDGRGVE, from the coding sequence ATGTCACGATCTGAACAGTCACTGGAGCGGTTGTACGGTTCGGGAGCGACGCCGGACGAACAGCGGCGTGCGTTCACCGACGGACAGGTACCGGTCGCCGTGTACGGACTCGGAAAGATGGGGCTGCCGCTCGCGGCCGTCTACGCGTCCGTCTCTGGAAACGTCACCGGCGTCGACATCAGCGAGTCGGTCGTCGGGACGATCAACGACGGTCGCTCGCCCGTCGAGAACGAACCCGGGCTGGAGGCGGAGATCGAGCGAAACGTCTCCAGTGGAGCGCTGTCAGCCACCACCGATGTCGAGGAAGCCGCCGCCGGTGCGAGCATCCACGTGTTGATCGTCCCCACCCTGCTCGACGATCAGGACGTGCCGGATCTGTCGACGCTGACGGCCCTTATCCGAGACATCGGCATGCATCTCGATCCCGGCGACATCGTCGTCGTCGAGTCGACGGTGCCGCCCGGGACCTGCGCGGAGACGCTGTGGCCGATCCTCCGCCGGACCGTCCCCGATCCCGAGAGCGTCGGGCTGGCGTTCTGTCCCGAGCGGACGATGAGCGGACGCGCGTTGCAGGACATCCGCGGGGCCTACCCGAAGATCGTCGGCGGGATCGACGACGAGAGCACGCGCGTCGCGAAACTCGTCTACGGGGAGATCACGACCAACGACGTCCACGCCGCCCCGGACGCCCGGACTGCCGAGTGTGTGAAAGTGTTCGAGGGGATCTACCGCGACACCAACATCGCCCTGGCGAACGAACTCGCCATGGTCGCCCCCGAACTCGGCGTGGACGTCCCCGAGGCGATCGAACTCGCCAACACCCAGCCGTTCTGTGACATCCACAGGCCGGGTATCGGCGTCGGCGGTCACTGCATTCCGGTGTACCCCTACTTCCTGCTGGACAGCATCGAGACCTCGGCACCGATCGTGCGCATGGCCCGCCAGATCAACGACAGCATGCCGCTGTACGCGATCGAGCAACTCCGGGAGGCCATGGACGGGTCGGATCACCCGCTGTTCGGCGCGAACGTCGCCGTCCTCGGAGTGACCTACCGGCCGGACGTCGACGAGATCCGGTACTCGCCGGCGTTCTCCGTCGTCCGGGATCTGAACCAGCTGGGCGCGAACGTCTACCTCGTCGATCCAGTCTGTTCGGACCTCTCCCCGTTCGAGGGAACGCCGGTAGCCGTCGAGCGACTGCACAGACTGGATCTCGACGCCGCCGTCCTCGTCACTGATCACAGCGCGTTCGACCGCATCCGGTGGGACCGGATGGACCCCATGGTCGTCGTCGACGGTCGGCAGGCGCTGACCCTCTCGGGTTCGGGTCACACCGTCCGAACGATCGGCGACGGCCGCGGGGTGGAGTGA
- a CDS encoding glycosyltransferase, producing MYKGQTVGVVIPAYNEAGFVGEVIATVPAFVDRIYAVDDASTDDTWTEITEQAQRMNDRQSEQPLVTADGGVSYRQRVVTARHERNRGVGAAIKTGYRQAVEDGIDVVAVMNADRQMDPDILNRIVDPVAEGRADYAKGNRLERPEYRAAMSRWRLFGNAILTLLTKVASGYWGMMDPQNGYTAVSREALETIDLDAVYDRFGFCNDMLVHMNVHRFRIADVDMPAVYGEETSHIEYSSFVPQLSLLLARQFLWRLRVRHLDDGVHPLAACYGFGATGLLAGFGHGIRSLWSAGESGRTATYGLLFGVVMLIAAVLFDRRDNEELEVEG from the coding sequence ATGTACAAGGGCCAGACCGTTGGTGTCGTCATTCCCGCCTACAACGAGGCGGGGTTCGTCGGAGAGGTCATCGCGACGGTCCCGGCCTTTGTCGACCGGATCTACGCCGTCGACGACGCCTCGACTGACGACACCTGGACAGAGATCACCGAACAGGCACAGCGAATGAACGACCGACAGAGCGAGCAGCCACTCGTCACGGCCGACGGCGGCGTCAGCTACCGGCAACGCGTCGTGACGGCCAGACACGAACGGAACCGGGGCGTCGGGGCCGCGATCAAGACGGGGTATCGCCAGGCCGTCGAGGACGGCATCGACGTCGTGGCTGTGATGAACGCCGACAGACAGATGGACCCCGACATCCTCAATCGGATCGTCGACCCGGTCGCGGAGGGGCGGGCCGACTACGCCAAGGGCAACCGGCTCGAACGACCGGAGTACCGGGCGGCGATGTCCCGCTGGCGACTGTTCGGCAACGCAATCTTGACCCTCCTCACCAAGGTCGCCAGCGGCTACTGGGGGATGATGGACCCACAGAACGGGTACACGGCAGTCTCCCGGGAAGCACTGGAGACGATCGATCTCGACGCGGTGTACGACCGGTTCGGGTTCTGCAACGATATGCTCGTTCACATGAACGTCCATCGGTTCCGGATCGCCGACGTCGACATGCCCGCGGTCTACGGCGAGGAGACCAGCCACATCGAGTACTCCTCGTTCGTGCCACAGCTCTCGCTGTTGCTGGCACGACAGTTCCTGTGGCGACTCCGGGTTCGCCATCTCGACGACGGTGTCCATCCCCTTGCCGCCTGCTACGGGTTCGGCGCGACCGGGTTGCTGGCCGGGTTCGGCCACGGCATCCGGTCGCTGTGGAGCGCCGGAGAGAGCGGGCGCACAGCCACGTACGGGCTGCTGTTCGGCGTCGTCATGTTGATCGCCGCGGTCCTGTTCGACCGGCGGGACAACGAGGAACTGGAGGTCGAGGGATGA
- the wecB gene encoding non-hydrolyzing UDP-N-acetylglucosamine 2-epimerase has translation MKVLTVVGARPQFVKAFPVSEQLSRHEEVLVHTGQHYDEMLSSVFFEELPIPEPAYNLGVGSGSHAVQTAQVMERLDDVVDEEAPDVVLVYGDTNSTLGAGLVAAKRPVRLVHVEAGVRSGDWSMPEEVNRVVVDQCADLLCAPTDRAAETLRAGDVRGEVVVTGDVMYDALLAVREHALAHSTVVDDLGLTGESYVLATVHRERNTDSEDHLRSIVEGLASVSATVVLPAHPRTVAALEEYGLHEEAASALELVDPVGYLDFVALLSGAERVATDSGGVQKEAFYLDRPCVTLRETTEWPETVEAGWNVLVGADPASIRTALTRPLPNAAAKPTLYGGGEAAERVVRALSHPHAATADDD, from the coding sequence ATGAAAGTCCTCACCGTCGTCGGTGCCCGACCGCAGTTCGTCAAGGCCTTTCCCGTCTCCGAACAGCTCAGCCGCCACGAAGAGGTACTCGTCCACACGGGCCAGCACTACGACGAGATGCTGTCGTCGGTGTTCTTCGAGGAACTCCCGATCCCGGAACCAGCGTACAATCTCGGCGTCGGCTCGGGCAGTCACGCCGTCCAGACCGCCCAGGTCATGGAGCGACTCGACGACGTCGTCGACGAGGAAGCCCCCGACGTCGTACTCGTCTACGGCGACACGAACTCCACGCTCGGGGCTGGTCTGGTCGCCGCAAAGCGCCCGGTTCGGCTCGTCCACGTCGAAGCCGGCGTCCGCAGCGGCGACTGGTCGATGCCCGAGGAGGTCAACCGCGTGGTTGTCGACCAGTGTGCGGACCTACTGTGTGCCCCCACTGACCGGGCTGCCGAAACGCTGCGAGCCGGCGACGTCCGGGGCGAGGTCGTCGTGACCGGCGACGTGATGTACGACGCGCTGCTGGCGGTCCGGGAGCACGCACTGGCGCACTCCACGGTCGTCGATGACCTGGGACTGACCGGCGAGTCGTACGTCCTCGCGACGGTTCACCGCGAGCGAAACACCGATTCCGAGGATCACCTGCGGTCGATCGTCGAGGGACTCGCGAGCGTGTCAGCCACGGTGGTCCTGCCCGCTCACCCGCGTACGGTCGCGGCACTCGAGGAGTACGGTCTCCACGAGGAGGCGGCCTCGGCACTGGAACTCGTCGACCCGGTTGGCTACCTGGACTTCGTGGCCTTGCTTTCGGGCGCAGAGCGAGTCGCCACCGACTCGGGCGGCGTCCAGAAGGAGGCGTTCTATCTCGACCGCCCCTGTGTGACCCTCCGGGAGACGACCGAGTGGCCCGAGACGGTCGAGGCCGGCTGGAACGTCCTCGTCGGTGCCGACCCGGCGTCGATCCGGACAGCACTCACACGCCCGCTTCCGAACGCCGCGGCGAAGCCGACGCTGTACGGTGGCGGGGAGGCAGCCGAGCGCGTCGTCCGGGCGCTGAGTCACCCACACGCTGCCACCGCGGACGATGATTGA